DNA from Sulfurimonas xiamenensis:
CGGTTGCTGCAGGATATTCTATACTTAAGCTTGATAAAAGAAAACAAATTGGAAAAAAAGCGCTCGCTGCAACCGGACAGCCAATCTTAATGACTTCTTACAAAAAGAAATTTGATATTTATGATATTACCACAGCTCAAATTTTACTTACTGAGGATGATTTTGACTCAAGAAAAAGAACTAAAATGTTTCAAGAGATTATCGATGCGCATCTAGAAAATGATATTTTGCCTATTGTAAATGAAAACGATATTACTTCTACGCCAGAGCAGCTCTTTGGAGACAATGATCAATTATCGGCAAATGTAGCTTATGCAACGAATGCCGAACTGCTAGTAATACTTAGCGATATTGATGGATACTATGATAAAAATCCTCAAGAATTTAAAGATGCCAAACTTTACAAAACTATAAATGAATTACCGGAAAATGTACTCAATGACACCTCTACTGCAAATAATGAATTTGCAACAGGCGGAATTGTAACAAAACTCAAAGCAGCTGATTTTTTAATAAAGCGAGAAAAAAGAATGTTCTTATG
Protein-coding regions in this window:
- the proB gene encoding glutamate 5-kinase — its product is MKRIVIKVGTAVLTEDNNIAKERMLNLVTLIVMLKKKYDVILVTSGAVAAGYSILKLDKRKQIGKKALAATGQPILMTSYKKKFDIYDITTAQILLTEDDFDSRKRTKMFQEIIDAHLENDILPIVNENDITSTPEQLFGDNDQLSANVAYATNAELLVILSDIDGYYDKNPQEFKDAKLYKTINELPENVLNDTSTANNEFATGGIVTKLKAADFLIKREKRMFLCNGFDLSAAKSFLLEGKHTLGTLFEPKPKTKKEK